The Streptomyces laurentii genome contains a region encoding:
- a CDS encoding hypothetical protein (Protein of unknown function (DUF3068); pfam11271;~identified by MetaGeneAnnotator; putative;~probably membrane protein [Streptomyces venezuelae ATCC10712]): MRRRAALVLLSFAVFFAAMVPTLRWYAFPRLAKIPPNQYQVTVLEAKPATLLDYTTLKARKVDKITIIQTLKGDVEESKRVERTAGRDVVVWDSLSYVAGPDGKMVSKIPERYVFDAHTQDPVHAAGEMVDGDPVRREGIEFKWPFLTEKRDYQYFDAQTRTAAPIHYGGTRTFRGMEVYYFEQTIPWTKVPMPKAMPVKGITPEVLAQTGLTRWYTTKRMFWVDPVTGAPVNGEEIHREELRNARALFGQDTVTVFAGDVKMREDSIAEVVDLVSANRLKVLLLVSYLPWSFTGLALLLLALSLVLEARSRAGRRRITPA; encoded by the coding sequence GTGCGCCGCCGAGCCGCCCTGGTCCTGCTCTCCTTCGCGGTGTTCTTCGCCGCCATGGTCCCCACGCTGCGCTGGTACGCCTTCCCGCGGCTCGCCAAGATCCCGCCGAACCAGTACCAGGTGACGGTCCTGGAGGCGAAGCCCGCCACCCTGCTCGACTACACGACCCTCAAGGCGCGGAAGGTCGACAAGATCACGATCATCCAGACGCTCAAGGGCGACGTCGAGGAGTCGAAGAGGGTCGAGCGCACCGCCGGCCGCGACGTCGTCGTCTGGGACTCCCTCTCCTATGTCGCCGGGCCCGACGGCAAGATGGTCTCCAAGATCCCCGAGCGCTACGTCTTCGACGCCCACACCCAGGACCCCGTCCACGCCGCCGGCGAGATGGTCGACGGCGATCCGGTCCGGCGCGAGGGCATCGAGTTCAAGTGGCCGTTCCTCACCGAGAAACGGGACTACCAGTACTTCGACGCCCAGACCCGTACCGCCGCCCCCATCCACTACGGGGGCACCCGCACCTTCCGCGGCATGGAGGTCTACTACTTCGAGCAGACCATTCCCTGGACCAAGGTCCCGATGCCCAAGGCCATGCCCGTCAAGGGCATCACCCCCGAGGTCCTCGCCCAGACCGGCCTGACCCGCTGGTACACCACGAAGCGCATGTTCTGGGTCGACCCCGTCACCGGCGCCCCGGTCAACGGCGAGGAGATCCACCGGGAGGAACTCCGCAACGCCCGCGCCCTGTTCGGCCAGGACACGGTCACCGTCTTCGCCGGCGACGTGAAGATGCGCGAGGACAGCATCGCCGAGGTCGTCGACCTGGTGAGCGCCAACCGCCTGAAGGTCCTGCTGCTCGTCTCCTATCTGCCCTGGAGCTTCACCGGCCTCGCCCTCCTCCTGCTCGCCCTCTCCCTCGTCCTCGAAGCCCGCTCCCGCGCCGGCCGCCGCCGGATCACTCCGGCCTGA
- a CDS encoding acetyltransferase (Acetyltransferase (GNAT) domain; pfam13302;~Coenzyme A binding pocket [chemical binding];~N-Acyltransferase superfamily: Various enzymes that characteristically catalyzethe transfer of an acyl group to a substrate; cd04301;~acetyltransferase [Streptomyces griseus subsp. griseus NBRC13350];~identified by MetaGeneAnnotator; putative), whose protein sequence is MQLRDVTPDDVDAYIRMRCDPVMMADLGGPLPRERQPGIVRRDVREAAAGTSWIKMIVPDADAPGVVAGTVNLWSHDTDEGPLSEIGWMILPPFQGRGLAKRAARALLERARDEDRWGVVHAFPAVGNGASNGICRSLGFRLVAQQDVTFAGRVLRSNHWAIDPRTDLRPE, encoded by the coding sequence ATGCAGTTACGTGATGTCACCCCGGACGATGTCGACGCGTACATCCGGATGCGCTGCGACCCGGTCATGATGGCCGACCTCGGCGGACCGCTGCCGCGTGAACGCCAGCCCGGCATCGTGCGCCGGGACGTCAGGGAGGCGGCGGCCGGCACCTCGTGGATCAAGATGATCGTGCCCGACGCGGATGCCCCCGGTGTGGTGGCCGGAACGGTGAATCTCTGGTCGCACGACACCGACGAGGGGCCCCTGTCGGAGATCGGCTGGATGATCCTGCCGCCGTTCCAGGGCCGCGGTCTGGCCAAGCGGGCGGCCCGGGCGCTGCTCGAACGGGCCCGGGACGAGGACCGCTGGGGCGTCGTGCACGCGTTCCCCGCGGTGGGCAACGGCGCTTCGAACGGCATCTGCCGGTCCCTCGGCTTCCGTCTGGTCGCGCAGCAGGACGTCACGTTCGCCGGCCGCGTCCTGCGGAGCAATCACTGGGCGATCGATCCGCGGACCGACCTCAGGCCGGAGTGA
- a CDS encoding ATP-dependent RNA helicase (ATP binding site [chemical binding];~ATP-dependent RNA helicase [Streptomyces cattleya NRRL 8057 = DSM46488];~ATP-dependent helicase C-terminal; pfam08482;~ATP-dependent helicase HrpB; TIGR01970;~DEAD-like helicases superfamily. A diverse family of proteins involved in ATP-dependent RNA or DNA unwinding. This domain contains the ATP-binding region; cd00046;~Helicase conserved C-terminal domain; pfam00271;~identified by MetaGeneAnnotator; putative;~putative Mg++ binding site [ion binding]) — MIRYDALDRLPVRHAVPELLAALEERGTAVLHAPPGTGKTTLVPLALAGLIGDGPRRRVLVAEPRRMAVRAAARRMAWLLGEEVGGSVGFSVRGERRTGPATRVEVVTTGVLLQRLQRDPELAGVDVVLLDECHERHLDADTALAFLVDVRATLRPELTLIAASATSDAEAWSRLLTALDGTGSAPVVRAKGEGHGYRVHFAAPPAGIRPAHGTWVDAALLRHVAATVRRAMERHDGDVLCFLPGTGEIARTAGLLADLDAEVLQLHGRAPAAVQDAVLRGSGPDGRRRVILATSVAESSLTVPGVRIVVDSGLAREPRMDHARGLGSLATVPVSVAAATQRAGRSGREAFGAVYRCWAEAEDGSRARYPSPEIRIADLAGFALRAACWGDPSAAGLALLDAPPAGAMAAARTVLEAVGAVDGDGRATERGVRMARLGLHPRLARALLDGAAGVGARRAAEVVALLSEEPPREYGDDLAAAWRQARRGGDGYAARWKAEVRRLERAAGAEADGAENGAGGPGSLGEDAAAGLVTALAFPERVARARERDGYLMVSGTGARLAEGSRLGTPGWLAVAVADRTAQSATARVRLAAVVDEAVARRAAGHLLRAGEEVHWEDGDVVARAVERLGAVELAVRPLRAEADPGLVREALLDGLRREGTALLRWSRDAGELRHRLAFLHRELDEPWPDVTEEALLARAGEWLEPELSRARRRADLGRIDAGEGLRRLLPWATGEAGRLDELAPERIEVPSGSRIRVDYGGERPVLAVKLQEMFGLAETPRVAGVPVLVHLLSPAGRPAAVTSDLASFWREGYRAVRAELRGRYPKHPWPEDPSAAVPTRHTSARLSRER; from the coding sequence GTGATCCGATACGACGCGCTCGACCGTCTTCCCGTCCGCCACGCCGTTCCCGAGCTGCTCGCCGCGCTCGAGGAGCGGGGTACGGCCGTGCTGCACGCCCCGCCCGGGACGGGCAAGACCACGCTGGTCCCGCTGGCCCTCGCGGGTCTTATAGGGGACGGGCCCCGGCGGCGCGTGCTGGTGGCGGAGCCGCGCCGGATGGCGGTGCGGGCCGCGGCCCGGCGGATGGCGTGGCTGCTGGGCGAGGAGGTCGGCGGGTCCGTCGGTTTCTCCGTACGCGGGGAGCGGCGGACCGGTCCCGCGACGCGGGTCGAGGTGGTGACGACGGGCGTGCTGCTCCAGCGGCTCCAGCGCGATCCGGAGCTGGCCGGGGTGGATGTGGTCCTCCTCGACGAATGTCACGAGCGGCATCTGGACGCGGACACGGCGCTGGCGTTCCTGGTGGACGTACGGGCGACGCTGCGGCCCGAGCTGACGCTGATCGCCGCGTCGGCGACCAGCGACGCGGAGGCCTGGTCCCGGCTGCTGACGGCCCTGGACGGGACCGGGTCCGCGCCGGTGGTGCGGGCGAAGGGCGAGGGGCACGGCTACCGGGTCCACTTCGCCGCGCCGCCCGCCGGGATCCGGCCGGCGCACGGCACCTGGGTGGACGCGGCGCTGCTGCGGCATGTGGCGGCGACGGTCCGGCGGGCGATGGAGCGGCACGACGGCGACGTGCTGTGCTTCCTGCCCGGCACCGGGGAGATCGCGCGGACGGCGGGGCTGCTCGCGGATCTGGACGCCGAGGTGCTGCAGCTGCACGGGCGGGCGCCGGCGGCCGTCCAGGACGCGGTGCTGCGCGGGTCGGGTCCGGACGGGCGGCGCCGGGTGATCCTCGCGACGTCGGTGGCCGAGTCGAGCCTGACGGTGCCGGGGGTCCGGATCGTCGTGGACTCGGGGCTCGCGCGGGAGCCGCGGATGGACCACGCGCGCGGTCTCGGTTCGCTGGCGACGGTGCCGGTGTCGGTCGCGGCGGCGACGCAGCGGGCCGGCCGCTCCGGGCGCGAGGCGTTCGGGGCGGTGTACCGCTGCTGGGCGGAGGCGGAGGACGGCAGCCGCGCGCGGTACCCCTCCCCCGAGATCAGGATCGCCGATCTGGCGGGCTTCGCGCTGCGGGCGGCCTGCTGGGGCGATCCGTCGGCGGCGGGGCTCGCGCTGCTGGACGCGCCGCCGGCCGGAGCCATGGCGGCCGCGCGCACGGTACTGGAGGCGGTCGGTGCCGTGGACGGGGACGGCCGGGCCACCGAGCGCGGTGTACGGATGGCCCGGCTGGGGCTGCATCCGCGGCTGGCGCGGGCGCTGCTCGACGGCGCGGCCGGCGTGGGTGCCCGTCGCGCTGCGGAGGTCGTGGCGCTGCTGAGCGAGGAGCCGCCCCGGGAGTACGGGGACGATCTGGCGGCGGCCTGGCGGCAGGCGCGCCGGGGCGGCGACGGGTACGCGGCGCGCTGGAAGGCGGAGGTGCGGCGGCTGGAGCGCGCGGCCGGCGCCGAGGCCGACGGCGCGGAGAACGGTGCGGGTGGGCCGGGGTCCCTGGGCGAGGACGCGGCGGCGGGTCTGGTGACGGCGCTCGCGTTCCCGGAGCGGGTCGCGCGGGCGCGGGAGCGGGACGGCTATCTGATGGTGTCGGGCACCGGGGCCCGGCTCGCGGAGGGGTCGCGGCTCGGCACGCCCGGGTGGCTGGCGGTCGCGGTGGCGGACCGGACGGCGCAGAGCGCGACGGCCCGGGTGCGGCTCGCGGCGGTGGTGGACGAGGCGGTGGCGCGGCGCGCGGCGGGGCATCTGCTGCGGGCGGGCGAGGAGGTCCACTGGGAGGACGGCGACGTGGTGGCCCGGGCGGTGGAGCGGCTGGGGGCGGTGGAGCTGGCGGTCCGCCCGTTGCGGGCGGAGGCGGACCCGGGGCTGGTGCGGGAGGCCCTGCTGGACGGGCTGCGCCGGGAGGGCACGGCGCTGCTGCGCTGGAGCCGGGACGCCGGGGAGCTGCGGCACCGGCTGGCCTTTCTGCACCGGGAGCTGGACGAGCCGTGGCCGGACGTGACGGAGGAGGCGCTGCTCGCCCGGGCCGGGGAGTGGCTGGAGCCGGAGCTGTCCCGGGCACGGCGGCGGGCGGATCTGGGCCGGATCGACGCCGGCGAGGGGCTGCGCCGGCTGCTGCCGTGGGCGACGGGCGAGGCGGGGCGCCTCGACGAGCTGGCGCCGGAGCGGATCGAGGTGCCGAGCGGGTCGCGGATACGGGTGGACTACGGCGGGGAGCGGCCGGTGCTCGCGGTGAAGCTCCAGGAGATGTTCGGGCTCGCCGAGACCCCGCGCGTGGCGGGGGTGCCGGTCCTGGTGCATCTGCTCTCCCCCGCCGGGCGGCCGGCGGCGGTGACCTCGGACCTGGCCTCGTTCTGGCGGGAGGGCTATCGCGCGGTGCGGGCCGAGCTGCGCGGCCGCTATCCGAAGCACCCGTGGCCGGAGGACCCCTCGGCGGCCGTACCGACCCGGCACACCAGCGCGCGGCTGAGCCGGGAGCGGTAA
- a CDS encoding hypothetical protein (Lytic Transglycosylase (LT) and Goose Egg White Lysozyme (GEWL) domain. Members include the soluble and insoluble membrane-bound LTs in bacteria, the LTs in bacteriophage lambda, as well as, the eukaryotic 'goose-type' lysozymes (GEWL). LTs...; cd00254;~Membrane-bound lytic murein transglycosylase B [Cell envelope biogenesis, outer membrane]; COG2951;~N-acetyl-D-glucosamine binding site [chemical binding];~identified by MetaGeneAnnotator; putative;~secreted protein [Streptomyces venezuelae ATCC10712]): MAGHLGRRLRRGAASGAIVAAAVAALAASQAPENVIPPSTDTAGGDVPLGAGDTATPPDGSASGNSPYHTDLPPLDTPNKPGVVVPTTPVVTGPAEAGIPATVLAAYKRAEESIRSTDPNCNLPWQLLAGIGKVESGQARGGRVDANGTTFSPILGPVLAGGAFANIPDTDGGAYDTDSRYDRAVGPMQFIPSTWATWGQDANADGKKDPNNIYDAAQAAGLYLCANDRNLAVKADLDKAVLSYNHSREYLNTVLSWVEYYKRGTHQVPDGTGVLPVGRSDGRGRTPAGTAPGLKPPVAPKPPVKNPPAPHKPGTPTPKPPTPPAPPAGDPATAVVRFESTAPGALTATAGRTFAGRPAVRVLDKAGKPVEGVRIRFVIGDGTDTRFALGGLRELTVATGKEGTAATPELKAGEKTGDFAVSASVVGASGLKAVSFQGTVTERRADALARVDAKELSAATGGRFADEVRVKATEGGKAAAKVTVTATFVTSADDAKPATEGPFFKAADGTAVRTLTGLKTGADGVVALPEIFAGDKTGGFTLRLTAPGGGTVTVELKVTAPMAPEPTPTPSPTTPSPAPSPSATASAKPSATASAKPTATPSATPSKTASASPSAAQPSATSTPTPTTGS, from the coding sequence ATGGCAGGGCACTTGGGCCGTCGGCTGCGCAGGGGAGCCGCCAGTGGCGCGATCGTGGCCGCGGCCGTCGCCGCGCTGGCCGCCTCGCAGGCTCCGGAGAACGTCATCCCTCCGTCCACGGACACCGCGGGCGGCGACGTGCCGCTCGGCGCGGGCGACACCGCGACGCCGCCGGACGGTTCGGCCTCCGGCAACTCGCCGTACCACACGGATCTTCCGCCGCTGGACACGCCGAACAAGCCGGGCGTCGTCGTGCCGACCACGCCGGTCGTCACCGGCCCCGCCGAGGCGGGCATACCGGCGACGGTCCTCGCCGCCTACAAGCGCGCCGAGGAATCGATTCGCTCCACCGATCCGAACTGCAACCTGCCCTGGCAGCTGCTCGCCGGCATAGGCAAGGTCGAGTCGGGACAGGCGCGCGGCGGCCGGGTCGACGCCAACGGCACCACGTTCTCGCCGATCCTCGGCCCCGTGCTGGCCGGTGGCGCGTTCGCCAACATCCCCGACACCGACGGCGGTGCCTACGACACCGACTCCCGGTACGACCGGGCGGTCGGTCCGATGCAGTTCATCCCGTCCACCTGGGCGACCTGGGGCCAGGACGCCAACGCCGACGGCAAGAAGGACCCGAACAACATCTACGACGCGGCCCAGGCCGCCGGCCTCTACCTGTGCGCCAACGACCGCAACCTCGCGGTCAAGGCCGACCTGGACAAGGCCGTCCTCAGCTACAACCACTCCCGCGAGTACCTGAACACGGTGCTCTCCTGGGTCGAGTACTACAAGCGCGGCACCCACCAGGTGCCCGACGGCACCGGTGTGCTTCCCGTCGGCCGCAGCGACGGCCGGGGCCGTACGCCCGCCGGTACGGCTCCGGGCCTCAAGCCGCCCGTGGCACCGAAGCCGCCGGTCAAGAACCCGCCGGCGCCGCACAAGCCCGGCACGCCCACCCCGAAGCCGCCGACCCCGCCCGCCCCGCCGGCCGGCGACCCGGCGACCGCGGTCGTACGGTTCGAGAGCACCGCCCCCGGCGCCCTCACCGCCACCGCCGGTCGGACCTTCGCCGGCCGTCCCGCGGTCCGGGTGCTCGACAAGGCGGGCAAGCCCGTCGAGGGCGTCCGGATCCGCTTCGTGATCGGCGACGGCACGGACACCCGCTTCGCCCTGGGCGGCCTGCGCGAGCTCACCGTCGCCACCGGCAAGGAAGGCACGGCCGCCACGCCGGAGCTCAAGGCCGGTGAGAAGACCGGGGACTTCGCCGTCAGCGCCTCCGTGGTCGGCGCGAGCGGCCTGAAGGCCGTCTCGTTCCAGGGCACCGTCACCGAGCGCCGGGCCGACGCCCTCGCCCGCGTCGACGCCAAGGAGCTCTCCGCCGCGACCGGCGGCCGGTTCGCGGACGAGGTACGGGTCAAGGCCACCGAGGGCGGCAAGGCCGCTGCCAAGGTCACCGTCACCGCCACCTTCGTCACTTCGGCCGACGACGCGAAGCCCGCCACCGAGGGCCCCTTCTTCAAGGCCGCCGACGGCACCGCCGTCCGTACCCTCACGGGCCTGAAGACGGGCGCCGACGGTGTCGTGGCGCTGCCGGAGATCTTCGCCGGCGACAAGACCGGCGGCTTCACGCTGCGGCTGACCGCGCCCGGCGGCGGCACGGTGACCGTCGAGCTGAAGGTCACCGCCCCGATGGCCCCCGAGCCGACTCCGACGCCGTCGCCCACGACGCCGAGCCCGGCGCCGTCCCCGTCGGCGACCGCCTCGGCCAAGCCGTCGGCGACCGCGTCCGCGAAGCCGACGGCCACGCCGTCCGCCACCCCGTCGAAGACGGCGTCCGCCTCGCCGTCCGCGGCGCAGCCGTCCGCCACGAGCACGCCGACGCCCACGACCGGCTCCTGA
- a CDS encoding SAM-dependent methyltransferase (S-adenosylmethionine-dependent methyltransferases (SAM or AdoMet-MTase), class I; AdoMet-MTases are enzymes that use S-adenosyl-L-methionine (SAM or AdoMet) as a substrate for methyltransfer, creating the product S-adenosyl-L-homocysteine (AdoHcy); cl16911;~SAM-dependent methyltransferase [Streptomyces albus J1074];~identified by MetaGeneAnnotator; putative), producing MNQEYGREDGPEVPEDEAEATRRDAGDAESSRASRGWWDRNADEYQTEHGAFLGDDRFVWGPEGLDEEDAELLGPAGSLRGLDVLEIGAGAAQCARWLAARGARPVALDLSHRQLQHALRIGGGLPLVEADAGALPFRDGSFDLACSAYGAVPFVADPVRVFREVRRVLRPGGRWVFSVTHPIRWAFPDEPGPEGLSVAASYFDRTPYVEQDEKGRAVYVEHHRTLGDRVRDVVAGGFRLVDLVEPEWPDWNSQEWGGWSPLRGNLIPGTAIFVCERLDD from the coding sequence ATGAACCAAGAGTACGGACGAGAAGACGGCCCCGAGGTCCCCGAGGACGAGGCGGAGGCGACCCGGCGCGACGCGGGGGACGCGGAGAGCAGCCGGGCCAGCCGGGGCTGGTGGGACCGCAACGCCGACGAGTACCAGACCGAGCACGGGGCGTTCCTCGGGGACGACCGGTTCGTGTGGGGTCCCGAGGGGCTCGACGAGGAGGACGCGGAGCTGCTCGGCCCGGCCGGGTCGCTGCGGGGGCTCGACGTGCTGGAGATCGGCGCGGGCGCGGCGCAGTGCGCGCGCTGGCTGGCCGCGCGGGGCGCCCGGCCGGTGGCGCTCGACCTCTCCCACCGCCAGCTCCAGCACGCGCTGCGGATCGGCGGGGGCCTGCCGCTGGTGGAGGCGGACGCCGGGGCGCTGCCGTTCCGGGACGGCTCCTTCGACCTCGCCTGCTCCGCGTACGGCGCGGTGCCGTTCGTCGCCGACCCGGTGCGGGTCTTCCGCGAGGTGCGCCGGGTGCTGCGGCCGGGCGGCCGGTGGGTGTTCTCGGTGACCCACCCGATCCGCTGGGCGTTCCCGGACGAGCCGGGGCCGGAGGGCCTGTCGGTGGCGGCCTCGTACTTCGACCGGACGCCGTACGTCGAGCAGGACGAGAAGGGGCGCGCGGTCTACGTCGAGCACCACCGGACGCTCGGGGACCGGGTGCGGGACGTGGTGGCCGGCGGTTTCCGGCTGGTCGACCTGGTGGAGCCGGAGTGGCCGGACTGGAACAGCCAGGAGTGGGGCGGCTGGTCCCCGCTGCGGGGGAATCTGATCCCGGGCACGGCGATCTTCGTCTGCGAGCGCCTCGACGACTGA
- a CDS encoding hypothetical protein (identified by MetaGeneAnnotator; putative;~sequence version:1) — MPFTLSHAAAVLPGIRRGGTARGPLVASALVAGSFAPDMTYFADSVVPGAAEFGTVTHSLPGIVTVDVLVTAALVALWLMVREPLVALLPTRWRGRVYGAVRGRPWRERHPAALVCMLAVSAAIGSATHVGWDAFTHHDRWGTRVVPVLGETVAAGLPGYFYLQYGSSVLAAALLVWWAVRELRTASANTPRPAAADALVGRGRLLSGALIAVCVLGFAAHRVLRWYAYWGRIATPLDIVPTLCFGVGAGLVVGLVLYGAGMRLWPLAAPRTAAASEAPRVPEPARPGR, encoded by the coding sequence GTGCCGTTCACGCTCAGCCACGCCGCCGCGGTACTGCCGGGCATCCGCCGCGGCGGGACGGCGCGCGGGCCGCTGGTGGCCTCGGCGCTGGTCGCCGGATCTTTCGCACCCGACATGACGTACTTCGCCGACAGCGTCGTCCCCGGCGCCGCGGAGTTCGGGACCGTCACGCACTCGCTGCCCGGGATCGTGACCGTCGACGTGCTCGTCACGGCCGCGCTGGTGGCGCTGTGGCTGATGGTGCGTGAGCCGCTGGTGGCCCTGCTGCCGACGCGGTGGCGCGGCCGGGTGTACGGGGCGGTGCGCGGCCGGCCGTGGCGGGAGCGGCACCCGGCGGCCCTGGTGTGCATGCTCGCCGTGTCGGCGGCGATCGGCTCGGCCACCCATGTCGGCTGGGACGCGTTCACCCACCACGACCGGTGGGGCACCCGGGTGGTCCCGGTGCTCGGCGAGACCGTGGCGGCGGGCCTGCCCGGCTACTTCTACCTCCAGTACGGGAGTTCGGTGCTGGCCGCCGCGCTGCTGGTGTGGTGGGCGGTCCGGGAACTGCGCACGGCGTCGGCGAACACCCCGCGGCCGGCCGCGGCGGACGCCCTCGTCGGCCGGGGCCGGCTGCTCTCGGGCGCGCTGATCGCCGTGTGCGTGCTGGGCTTCGCGGCCCATCGGGTGCTGCGCTGGTACGCGTACTGGGGCCGGATCGCAACGCCGCTCGACATCGTCCCGACTCTCTGTTTCGGGGTGGGCGCGGGACTGGTCGTCGGCCTGGTGCTGTACGGCGCCGGGATGCGGCTGTGGCCGCTCGCCGCACCGCGTACGGCCGCGGCCTCCGAGGCCCCGCGGGTGCCGGAGCCGGCCCGCCCGGGACGCTGA
- a CDS encoding hypothetical protein (identified by MetaGeneAnnotator; putative;~sequence version:1) has translation MRALAATAIGLAPVLLFLLLVSFVDLPPDGSTSPRPLLTADPGRK, from the coding sequence ATGCGCGCGCTCGCCGCCACCGCCATCGGACTCGCGCCCGTCCTGCTGTTCCTGCTGCTCGTCTCCTTCGTCGATCTGCCGCCCGACGGGTCCACCTCGCCCCGGCCCCTGCTGACCGCCGATCCCGGCCGGAAGTAG